A genome region from Schlesneria paludicola DSM 18645 includes the following:
- a CDS encoding alpha/beta hydrolase-fold protein: MFRLCIPDRVAIFVGIFSTILCAVSYSQFAIAKPKSTSSSRESSEHAEWTKGFQNRTYIDSEGVAHRYMMFVPYRRLPNERLPLLIYLNGFGANGSDGILPLKDGVAPIIWESRHRFPFVVIWPQCKKGDVWSSESQSTKLAMLIATEVENEFRTDPDRVFLSGISTGGRGAWTIAAAHPDRIAAAIPISAHVSDADVLRISESELPIWSYAVDLDGNQIAESNSTAHFGFLKHGQSPFYTELGIKEVFSKWVHNGWDFAYRNGGLYRWLANQTRSRRAVRSLPFELLEPSAFPSRVSSSQDQGLSFKSAEQKVDAPSDSVIRNPTTLSEVSIRGVKEVHLEFLPQAGTKRFGIGLLGRRTGDAPEAGDVIDLAIDDLSSSGAYSWPSSRCLQSASPFAERAICVGAWNDLRISFDSEHISVDLNGWNLVRHVPLSTPDANIGFVAVGDPGTSVQIRNVRIRRDPAAESTTNREATAAEPTSTAVNQFETVDMASIGTAWKKREAAFANIEVTWDEGDECRFASELFRPGLTDQPQNPSQTVSRLSLSPEALRYSTVWPYGLMNLWRKCRVECLSSSDEFKQALATKFEIPDEHPFGTLRWNVHCTIDQRTDVVLTDNDRGLGAVQFSGIDIWNDRPGDLDEVSWHAPALALHPLSARGIHCQLDQCQLISTSAQVAGCQTIVIEETTRSNASSFNRRFWLDPLREFVILRATTTVVGEFRSQVDIEYLQDKHQHWIPKSWKLIARPDDPAPAVQERFPGDELVFEIGSAKNVECIVDGLQQDSPLPSKIPVGAIVFDQATNEWARQTAADQQKPLTPYEVKVLVLGKQLHQRVSLFSQYSWRFYVGAAATLTLLFRLVFIARTLAKKKALSSSEGC, encoded by the coding sequence ATGTTCCGGCTTTGCATCCCCGATCGAGTCGCCATCTTCGTTGGAATTTTTAGCACGATCCTGTGCGCGGTAAGTTACAGCCAGTTTGCAATTGCCAAGCCCAAGTCAACAAGCAGCTCACGTGAATCTTCCGAACACGCCGAATGGACTAAGGGGTTTCAGAACAGGACCTACATCGATTCCGAAGGAGTGGCGCATCGTTACATGATGTTCGTCCCTTATCGCCGACTTCCCAACGAACGACTGCCACTGCTCATCTACTTGAATGGATTCGGTGCGAATGGCAGTGATGGAATCTTGCCGCTTAAGGACGGAGTGGCGCCAATCATTTGGGAATCACGACATCGTTTTCCGTTTGTGGTGATTTGGCCGCAATGCAAGAAGGGCGATGTTTGGAGTAGCGAGTCGCAATCAACCAAACTTGCCATGTTGATTGCCACTGAAGTCGAAAACGAGTTTCGTACCGATCCCGATCGAGTATTTCTGAGTGGCATATCGACTGGCGGTCGTGGGGCATGGACAATCGCAGCCGCTCATCCAGATCGCATCGCGGCGGCAATTCCGATTTCAGCACACGTCAGCGATGCGGACGTTTTGAGAATCTCCGAATCAGAACTGCCAATTTGGAGCTATGCCGTTGATCTCGACGGGAATCAAATTGCCGAATCCAATTCGACGGCTCACTTCGGTTTTCTAAAACATGGCCAAAGTCCGTTCTACACAGAGCTGGGCATCAAAGAAGTGTTTTCGAAATGGGTCCACAATGGCTGGGATTTTGCCTATCGGAATGGAGGCCTGTATCGTTGGCTGGCCAACCAGACTCGTAGCCGTCGAGCGGTGAGAAGCTTACCGTTTGAACTTCTTGAACCCTCCGCATTCCCATCGAGAGTCAGTTCATCGCAAGATCAAGGCTTGTCGTTCAAATCGGCAGAACAAAAGGTCGATGCACCGTCTGACTCGGTCATTCGAAATCCAACAACTCTTAGCGAAGTATCGATTCGAGGTGTCAAAGAGGTCCATCTGGAATTCTTGCCTCAAGCGGGAACAAAGCGATTTGGCATCGGATTATTGGGCCGACGAACGGGAGACGCCCCAGAAGCGGGAGACGTTATTGACCTGGCAATCGACGATTTGAGTTCGAGTGGTGCGTATTCCTGGCCCAGTTCCCGCTGTCTTCAGTCCGCATCGCCGTTTGCTGAGCGGGCAATTTGTGTCGGCGCGTGGAACGATCTTCGAATTTCATTTGATTCAGAGCATATTTCGGTTGATCTGAACGGTTGGAATCTGGTTCGTCACGTTCCGTTGTCGACCCCTGACGCGAACATCGGATTTGTGGCTGTTGGGGATCCGGGCACGAGTGTGCAGATCCGAAATGTCCGCATTCGGCGAGACCCTGCGGCGGAAAGCACCACGAATCGTGAGGCCACGGCTGCCGAACCCACCTCGACAGCCGTGAATCAATTCGAAACCGTTGACATGGCATCGATCGGCACCGCCTGGAAAAAACGCGAGGCCGCATTCGCAAATATCGAAGTGACTTGGGACGAAGGCGATGAGTGCCGTTTTGCATCGGAGTTATTTCGCCCCGGCCTCACCGACCAACCACAAAATCCAAGCCAAACGGTAAGCCGACTAAGCTTGTCACCAGAGGCATTGCGTTACTCGACAGTTTGGCCATATGGACTCATGAATCTTTGGCGCAAATGTCGCGTCGAATGCCTATCCAGCTCAGACGAGTTTAAGCAAGCTTTGGCGACAAAGTTTGAAATTCCCGACGAGCATCCATTCGGCACTTTGCGATGGAATGTCCACTGCACCATCGACCAGCGCACGGATGTCGTACTGACCGACAATGATCGAGGACTGGGTGCAGTCCAATTCAGTGGTATCGACATTTGGAATGACCGGCCGGGTGACTTGGACGAAGTTTCTTGGCATGCTCCCGCCTTGGCCTTGCATCCCCTCTCGGCGCGCGGCATCCATTGCCAGTTGGATCAATGTCAGCTGATTTCCACGAGTGCTCAGGTGGCGGGTTGTCAAACGATCGTGATTGAGGAAACAACGCGTTCAAACGCAAGCTCATTCAATCGGCGATTCTGGTTAGACCCGCTTCGCGAGTTTGTGATTCTGAGGGCGACCACGACGGTTGTTGGCGAGTTCCGCTCGCAAGTTGATATCGAATACCTTCAAGACAAACATCAGCACTGGATCCCCAAGTCGTGGAAATTGATTGCCAGACCTGACGACCCCGCTCCCGCTGTGCAAGAACGGTTTCCGGGCGACGAATTGGTGTTTGAAATCGGTTCCGCAAAGAATGTGGAATGCATTGTCGACGGATTGCAGCAAGACTCCCCTCTACCAAGCAAGATTCCTGTTGGTGCAATCGTGTTTGATCAGGCGACAAACGAATGGGCGCGGCAAACTGCCGCTGACCAACAAAAACCGTTAACCCCTTATGAAGTGAAAGTGCTTGTGCTCGGCAAGCAACTCCATCAACGCGTTTCGTTGTTCAGTCAATATTCGTGGCGTTTTTACGTCGGTGCTGCTGCAACTTTGACGCTTCTCTTTCGGCTCGTGTTCATTGCAAGAACGCTCGCCAAGAAGAAGGCTTTGTCGTCGTCCGAAGGCTGCTGA
- a CDS encoding DUF4339 domain-containing protein — translation MSKGVIDSNAAEVPDACWIYQTSTGNVGPITTEQFMEAVQAGVVSPSTLVRLKNSMAWMKASEIEGLEFTSRPSTDKNSSTTLDRSAKKNSLAPANNEMLKLFAECVDRQQSKTPKPAKGAVRPQPIRRRSLIGDSLVPLLQSIISYPMDVATGVAENAWPFAARALRSWIVWSSVATLIVIFAIPKLPITWTTQKHVYSTLAQIVAELEEFRLKNPTAHDWDRFEQRSNFQVTELLPMLQRNAKIDDPVSMSLLWLARDYIPVAIRDRAGKSAETDDKISTLLASVKVKLEKPARSRPPVDYWTMGIVAFDLVLACAAIAFFSKHWWSAGFARH, via the coding sequence ATGTCAAAAGGTGTTATCGATTCGAATGCGGCAGAAGTCCCGGATGCGTGTTGGATTTATCAAACCTCAACCGGGAACGTCGGCCCGATCACAACTGAGCAATTCATGGAGGCCGTTCAGGCGGGAGTTGTCTCGCCAAGTACCCTCGTTCGATTGAAGAATTCTATGGCGTGGATGAAGGCGTCCGAAATTGAAGGACTCGAATTCACAAGCCGTCCATCGACGGACAAGAACTCTTCGACAACGTTGGATCGTTCGGCAAAAAAGAATTCTCTTGCGCCCGCGAATAACGAAATGTTGAAATTATTCGCAGAATGCGTCGATCGCCAACAATCGAAGACGCCCAAGCCCGCAAAAGGAGCCGTTCGACCGCAACCTATCCGGCGTCGCAGCCTTATTGGCGATTCGCTCGTCCCTCTTTTGCAATCGATCATCTCGTACCCGATGGACGTTGCGACCGGAGTCGCGGAGAATGCCTGGCCATTTGCCGCTCGTGCCCTCCGTTCATGGATCGTCTGGTCGTCGGTTGCGACGCTCATCGTGATCTTCGCCATCCCCAAGCTGCCGATTACCTGGACGACTCAAAAGCACGTCTATTCCACGTTGGCACAAATTGTGGCGGAATTAGAAGAATTTCGACTGAAGAACCCCACGGCCCATGACTGGGATAGGTTTGAGCAGAGGTCAAACTTTCAGGTCACAGAGCTGTTGCCAATGTTGCAAAGGAACGCAAAGATCGACGACCCCGTGTCGATGTCTTTATTGTGGCTTGCGCGGGATTATATTCCAGTTGCGATTCGGGACCGCGCGGGGAAATCCGCGGAAACGGACGATAAGATCAGCACGCTGTTGGCAAGTGTCAAAGTGAAACTCGAGAAGCCGGCCCGGTCCAGGCCGCCGGTTGACTACTGGACGATGGGAATTGTCGCTTTTGATCTTGTGTTGGCCTGTGCGGCAATTGCTTTTTTCTCAAAGCACTGGTGGTCCGCGGGATTCGCTCGACATTGA